The following proteins come from a genomic window of Methanoculleus caldifontis:
- the cyaB gene encoding class IV adenylate cyclase: MFEVEAKFAVPEPGDVKDRLERQGVRMAKRQQERDVYYNAPHRDFGETDEALRVRYDDSGSTVTYKGPKVRVGSAKAREEFNLGVASGEALEEILSRLGFKRAAVVSKVREFYEMGDVTVTLDDVEGLGTYIEIEILTDGANEDAAERIGTIAKELGVEGPPIYTSYLEMLLFKQR, encoded by the coding sequence ATGTTCGAAGTAGAGGCAAAGTTTGCGGTCCCGGAGCCGGGGGACGTCAAAGACCGGCTCGAGCGGCAGGGAGTGCGGATGGCGAAGAGGCAGCAGGAGCGCGACGTCTACTACAATGCCCCCCACCGCGATTTCGGGGAGACCGACGAGGCGTTGCGGGTCAGGTACGACGATTCCGGGTCTACCGTGACCTACAAAGGGCCGAAGGTCAGGGTCGGGAGCGCAAAGGCCCGCGAAGAGTTCAACCTCGGCGTGGCCTCGGGCGAGGCCCTTGAGGAGATCCTCTCCCGTCTCGGCTTTAAGCGGGCCGCCGTGGTCTCGAAAGTCCGGGAGTTCTACGAGATGGGAGACGTCACGGTGACCCTCGACGACGTCGAGGGTCTGGGGACCTACATCGAGATCGAGATCCTGACGGACGGTGCAAACGAGGATGCTGCCGAAAGGATCGGAACGATCGCAAAAGAACTGGGTGTAGAAGGTCCACCAATCTACACCTCGTATCTTGAAATGCTGCTCTTTAAACAGAGATAA
- a CDS encoding helix-turn-helix transcriptional regulator, translated as MKITDFMKVFSSERRIEVLDALLRQESKDEIKRHIPSSTYAFTVNSLKKVGFVREADGEVLLTDRGHAYLIIFERFKESIDTLRMLYEAFPDHTITLPDEFALRLCEISDARLVASEPSDILKPHRVFIDHLKGTREIYGVSPILFPDYPEFFLTLAESVETISLVVTQEVFDIVSAYPLRNYGNIEMYLAPETPGIAATVTDTFLSIGFFYKSGSYDFTRDLIATSPEAIKFGKDLIRHYRAQSRRIV; from the coding sequence ATGAAGATTACCGATTTCATGAAGGTCTTCTCGAGCGAGCGCCGGATCGAGGTTCTGGATGCACTCCTCCGCCAGGAGTCCAAAGACGAGATCAAGAGGCATATCCCGTCCTCGACCTACGCGTTCACCGTCAACTCCCTCAAGAAGGTGGGTTTTGTCAGGGAGGCCGACGGCGAGGTCCTGCTGACCGACAGGGGACACGCCTACCTCATCATCTTCGAGAGGTTCAAGGAGAGCATCGACACCCTCCGGATGCTCTACGAAGCCTTTCCGGACCACACCATCACCCTCCCGGATGAGTTCGCTCTCCGGCTCTGCGAGATCAGCGATGCCCGGCTCGTCGCTTCGGAACCGTCCGACATCCTAAAACCGCACCGGGTGTTTATTGATCACTTAAAAGGCACGAGGGAGATCTACGGTGTCTCGCCGATCCTCTTCCCCGATTATCCCGAGTTTTTTCTGACCCTTGCAGAGAGTGTTGAGACGATCTCACTGGTGGTTACGCAGGAGGTCTTTGATATCGTTTCGGCCTACCCGCTCAGGAACTACGGTAATATTGAGATGTACCTCGCCCCGGAAACCCCCGGGATCGCTGCCACCGTCACCGACACTTTCCTCTCAATCGGATTCTTCTATAAATCAGGAAGTTACGACTTCACGCGGGATCTCATCGCAACCTCCCCTGAAGCAATAAAATTTGGGAAGGATCTCATCCGCCACTATAGGGCGCAGTCTCGCAGGATCGTGTAA
- a CDS encoding FKBP-type peptidyl-prolyl cis-trans isomerase: protein MALQEGDFIRLRYTGSFGENIFDTTDEERAKEEGIYNPRADYGPVTIRLGSHHVIVGLEDELMGKEVGAEGEVDVLPEKAFGAHENEEVRSVPVTQFREKARKGMRVEIEGREGLVVDIIGRRAVVDFNHPLAGKTLHYSYTIVEKVEDPIEQIKGLIKLYAGRSDIGITIAEGTAELALPAAITYDRRWMVWRGTLVREIFEYNPEVTNVVMKETFPRPATPAAAAEAPEAEETAEETTEE from the coding sequence ATGGCACTTCAGGAAGGAGATTTTATCAGGCTCAGGTACACCGGCAGCTTCGGTGAGAATATCTTCGATACCACGGATGAGGAGCGCGCAAAGGAAGAGGGGATCTACAACCCGCGGGCGGATTACGGCCCGGTCACTATCCGCCTGGGGAGCCACCATGTCATCGTCGGCCTTGAAGACGAGCTGATGGGCAAGGAAGTCGGCGCCGAGGGCGAGGTCGACGTCCTGCCCGAGAAGGCGTTCGGGGCACACGAGAACGAGGAAGTGCGGTCCGTCCCGGTCACGCAGTTCCGCGAGAAGGCGAGGAAGGGAATGCGGGTCGAGATCGAAGGCCGCGAGGGACTCGTCGTCGATATCATCGGCAGGCGTGCCGTCGTCGACTTCAACCACCCGCTGGCGGGAAAGACCCTGCACTACTCCTACACGATCGTCGAGAAGGTCGAGGACCCGATTGAGCAGATCAAGGGCCTCATCAAGCTCTACGCGGGCCGGTCCGACATCGGGATCACCATCGCCGAAGGGACCGCGGAACTCGCGCTCCCCGCGGCGATCACCTACGACCGCCGGTGGATGGTCTGGCGGGGCACGCTCGTCCGCGAGATCTTCGAATACAACCCCGAAGTCACGAACGTCGTCATGAAGGAGACGTTCCCGCGCCCGGCCACTCCGGCGGCTGCGGCCGAGGCCCCTGAGGCCGAGGAAACGGCGGAAGAGACGACCGAGGAGTAA
- a CDS encoding ATP-binding protein, translating to MDEVQQQTVGVSYAPCPPEEFCGRVEERERLGAMLAGAGERGQAVMISGPPGIGKSSLVNRLAYDVRELPGGLQSPVLRAEVFDLPGMIFSAFRGLVGDLARCAASGRFKETLDHEGIREAIRYADDVLEKYAAPVEPVGLLSKSGEEVIGIFARSPEVGYDRVRQAFLELLRELGRRASGTGRVAAVLLEDVHLASALDRRLLGDIAHDLPAGILLAFTCRTGDGAGRFEEIGAPDLVELPLQGMRGDEIRELARRRFGLAIDEAAADLLEAASSDPFSLMACFNALRRRDLAPTAETIADLLAGAPDPAALAFATLSGPYCAWAENLCVLHPPFPVPVMACMLDPEGTGPALVTERLQESGIFRRLPGGEYAFAHPLLQEHCRHALSADAKIALNARAAGCFERSMHRLSGRLHVLLSLACHFFHARDHAKAADLNLELGLRFYHREDYGTALVMTERAVASAEHLGDDALLSAARRQQDLVRRKAGR from the coding sequence ATGGACGAGGTGCAGCAGCAGACGGTGGGGGTCTCCTACGCCCCCTGTCCGCCGGAAGAGTTCTGCGGCAGAGTTGAGGAGCGCGAGCGGCTCGGTGCCATGCTCGCCGGGGCAGGAGAGCGCGGGCAGGCGGTGATGATCTCCGGCCCGCCCGGCATCGGGAAGAGCTCTCTCGTCAACCGGCTCGCGTACGACGTGCGGGAACTTCCCGGGGGGCTGCAATCCCCGGTTCTCAGGGCGGAGGTCTTCGATCTTCCCGGGATGATCTTCTCCGCGTTCCGCGGACTCGTCGGCGACCTCGCGCGGTGCGCCGCGTCGGGGAGGTTTAAGGAGACCCTCGATCACGAGGGTATCCGGGAGGCGATCCGGTATGCCGACGACGTGCTCGAGAAGTACGCCGCCCCGGTGGAGCCGGTCGGCCTCCTCTCGAAGTCCGGGGAGGAGGTCATCGGCATCTTCGCCCGCTCGCCCGAGGTCGGGTACGACAGGGTGCGCCAGGCGTTCCTCGAGCTCCTCCGCGAGCTAGGAAGACGGGCGAGCGGGACAGGGCGGGTCGCGGCGGTGCTGCTCGAAGACGTCCACCTCGCCTCGGCCCTCGATCGCCGGCTCCTTGGCGACATCGCGCACGACCTCCCGGCCGGCATCCTCCTCGCCTTCACCTGCCGGACAGGAGATGGGGCCGGCCGTTTCGAAGAGATCGGCGCCCCCGACCTTGTGGAACTGCCCCTCCAGGGAATGCGGGGAGACGAGATCCGGGAGCTTGCGCGGAGGCGGTTCGGTCTCGCAATCGACGAAGCAGCCGCCGACCTCCTCGAAGCGGCCAGCAGCGACCCCTTCAGCCTCATGGCCTGCTTCAACGCCCTGCGCCGCCGCGATCTTGCTCCCACCGCAGAGACGATCGCGGATCTCCTCGCCGGGGCGCCGGACCCGGCAGCGCTCGCCTTTGCCACGCTCTCCGGCCCTTATTGCGCATGGGCGGAGAACCTCTGCGTCTTACATCCCCCGTTCCCGGTGCCGGTCATGGCCTGCATGCTCGATCCGGAGGGGACCGGCCCGGCGCTGGTGACGGAACGGCTGCAGGAGAGCGGCATATTCCGGAGGCTTCCGGGCGGAGAGTACGCCTTCGCCCACCCCCTCCTGCAGGAGCACTGCAGGCACGCGCTCTCCGCGGACGCGAAGATCGCGCTGAACGCCCGTGCGGCGGGCTGCTTCGAGCGCTCCATGCACCGCCTCTCCGGCAGGCTGCACGTCCTCCTCTCGCTCGCCTGCCACTTCTTCCACGCGCGGGACCACGCGAAGGCCGCGGACCTGAATCTCGAGCTGGGCCTCCGGTTCTACCATCGCGAGGATTACGGCACGGCTCTCGTGATGACGGAACGGGCGGTCGCCTCTGCGGAGCACCTCGGGGACGACGCCCTTCTCTCCGCCGCGCGGCGGCAGCAGGACCTGGTCCGCCGGAAGGCCGGCCGGTGA
- a CDS encoding PAS domain-containing protein encodes MDCNRTGSRKSELEQVAGILLYYDSCCAQGKSRVAAGSVRDLLALLLERLDDGIVVIGPDQTVAWVNDAMEGLFGVSRYETIGMNAVEFVSRCISPCLLEGETLKEDFIVSCFFDEAIPARRYCIARTRERRVWVEYSSTVIPDGPGRGARLDTYHISPDCSRGEAGLQDCRRLYGVLAAVSSDPVISLDPDLMIMSASPPVRHLLGYDPDSLPGLHLSSIMASDSVVEFQKACFRGRASDGEMGLERPAGDMRSMEVTFLDAQNRPVAAVVAFLPVDDGEGGFAGIVAAVHDGAGGDLRHGVCAQLDENIEHLACLGDRIKNPLAVILGLAGLEDGEVARKIADQARIIDGVLTELDRGYVASLSVREFLRKHYGLKGDDRPGASDDSSIDRR; translated from the coding sequence ATGGATTGCAACAGAACCGGAAGCCGGAAATCCGAACTGGAGCAGGTAGCCGGGATACTGCTCTATTACGACAGTTGCTGCGCACAGGGCAAGTCCCGCGTTGCGGCAGGATCTGTCCGGGATCTCCTGGCGCTGCTGCTTGAGAGGCTCGATGACGGGATCGTCGTAATCGGGCCTGACCAGACCGTCGCATGGGTGAACGATGCTATGGAGGGGCTCTTCGGGGTAAGCCGGTACGAAACTATCGGCATGAATGCCGTGGAGTTCGTCTCCCGCTGCATCTCTCCCTGTCTCCTTGAGGGCGAGACTCTCAAAGAGGATTTCATCGTATCCTGCTTCTTTGACGAGGCGATCCCGGCCAGGCGGTACTGTATCGCCCGCACCCGGGAGAGAAGGGTCTGGGTGGAGTACTCGAGCACCGTGATCCCCGACGGGCCGGGCCGGGGCGCGCGCCTGGACACCTACCACATCAGCCCTGATTGCAGCCGCGGGGAGGCGGGCCTTCAGGATTGCCGGCGACTGTATGGCGTTCTCGCTGCCGTCTCCTCCGACCCGGTAATATCCCTCGATCCCGACCTCATGATAATGTCGGCAAGCCCCCCCGTGCGGCACCTCCTCGGCTATGACCCCGACAGTCTGCCAGGATTACACCTCTCTTCCATTATGGCATCGGATTCCGTTGTCGAGTTCCAGAAGGCCTGTTTCCGGGGTCGTGCCTCCGACGGTGAGATGGGGCTGGAACGCCCCGCCGGGGATATGCGCTCGATGGAGGTGACCTTCCTCGATGCGCAGAACCGGCCTGTTGCCGCGGTCGTCGCGTTCTTGCCGGTCGACGACGGTGAAGGCGGTTTCGCCGGGATCGTCGCGGCCGTGCACGATGGGGCCGGCGGCGACCTGCGGCACGGCGTCTGCGCGCAGCTTGACGAGAACATCGAGCACCTCGCCTGCCTCGGCGACCGGATCAAAAACCCGCTCGCCGTCATCCTCGGGCTTGCTGGCCTGGAGGACGGCGAGGTTGCCAGGAAGATCGCGGATCAAGCGCGGATCATTGACGGCGTCCTCACGGAACTGGACCGGGGGTACGTCGCATCGCTGAGCGTCAGGGAGTTTCTCCGGAAGCACTACGGTCTCAAAGGCGACGACCGGCCAGGTGCATCCGATGACTCCTCGATCGATCGCAGGTGA
- the uvrA gene encoding excinuclease ABC subunit UvrA produces MKKIVIKGAREHNLKDITVELPRDSLIVLTGVSGSGKSTLAFDTIYAEGQRRYVESLSAYARQFLGLMSKPDVDSIDGLSPAISIEQKTTSKNPRSTVGTVTEIYDYLRLLFARIGTPFCPEHHIRIEAQSPERIADRIASAMAGTVTILSPIVRQKKGTYQQVFKDLDREGYTRVRVDGEIHRTDEEIVLERYRKHDIDVVIDRLSVDERSRLVEAVENALAKSEGLVIAVDADGDEETFSSLLACPVCGMAFEELQPRMFSFNSPFGACEECNGLGIRMEFDPDLIIPDKEKCIADGAVALYRNFLDGYRSQYLGGVAKHFGFSVLTPIKDLTGEQYNALMYGSPEQLRLSMNMKNGDAWSRSGTWEGLAPQAERLYHQTQSEYRRQELEKFMRVLPCPKCGGKRLKEKVLAVKVAGKSIVEVTDLSVTGALAFFRTLELTESEHEIAKQVLKEIVARLEFLAQVGVGYLTLSRSAGSLSGGEAQRIRLATQIGSNLTGVLYVLDEPSIGLHQRDNRKLLETLQHLRDLGNTLVVVEHDEDTIRSADWVVDMGPGAGLHGGHVVAEGTPDAIAANPASITGRYLSGDLRIDPPAERRRSDRLIRLSGCRENNLKDIDVDIPIGVLTVVTGVSGSGKSTLIYDTLYRALMQDLHGSRECPGEHDSLVFDDEIDKVIVIDQSPIGRTPRSNPATYTKVFDEIRKIFAETQEAKVRGYKPGRFSFNVKGGRCEACQGEGLIKIEMNFLPDVYVECEECKGTRYNRETLEVKYRGKSIAEVLDMSVEEAIEHFENVPSIRGKLETLSKVGLGYIKLGQSSTTLSGGEAQRIKLTRELAKRATGKTIYLLDEPTTGLHFHDVKNLIAVLDDLVARGNTMVVIEHNLDVIKSADHIIDLGPEGGDAGGEVIAAGTPEEVAAVAGSYTGAFLKEILAKDDT; encoded by the coding sequence ATGAAGAAGATCGTCATCAAGGGGGCGCGGGAGCATAACCTCAAAGACATCACAGTCGAACTCCCGCGTGACAGTCTCATCGTCCTCACCGGCGTCTCCGGATCGGGGAAATCCACGCTTGCCTTCGACACCATCTACGCCGAAGGGCAGCGTCGCTACGTGGAGTCGCTCTCCGCCTACGCGCGGCAGTTCCTCGGATTGATGAGCAAGCCGGACGTCGACAGCATCGACGGGCTCTCGCCCGCCATCTCCATCGAGCAGAAGACGACGTCGAAGAACCCCCGGAGCACCGTCGGCACGGTCACGGAGATCTACGACTACCTCCGGCTCCTCTTCGCCCGGATAGGGACGCCGTTCTGCCCGGAGCACCATATCCGTATCGAGGCACAGTCGCCGGAGAGGATCGCCGATCGCATAGCCTCGGCGATGGCCGGGACGGTCACGATCCTCTCCCCCATCGTCCGGCAGAAGAAGGGGACCTACCAGCAGGTCTTCAAGGACCTCGACCGTGAAGGCTACACCCGGGTCCGGGTCGACGGCGAGATCCACCGGACCGACGAGGAGATCGTTCTCGAACGCTACCGGAAGCACGACATCGACGTGGTCATCGACCGGCTCTCCGTCGACGAGCGCTCACGGCTCGTCGAGGCCGTCGAGAACGCCCTTGCGAAGTCCGAAGGCCTCGTCATCGCCGTCGATGCCGATGGGGACGAGGAGACCTTCTCGTCGCTCCTCGCCTGCCCGGTCTGCGGGATGGCGTTTGAGGAACTCCAGCCCCGGATGTTCTCCTTCAACAGCCCGTTCGGCGCCTGCGAGGAGTGCAACGGTCTCGGGATCAGGATGGAGTTCGATCCCGACCTGATCATCCCTGATAAGGAGAAGTGCATCGCCGACGGGGCCGTCGCCCTCTACCGGAACTTCCTCGACGGCTACCGGAGCCAGTATCTCGGCGGTGTTGCCAAACACTTCGGGTTCTCGGTCTTAACCCCGATCAAAGACCTCACCGGGGAGCAGTACAACGCCCTGATGTACGGCTCGCCCGAGCAGCTCCGCCTCTCGATGAACATGAAGAACGGGGACGCATGGTCGCGTTCCGGGACGTGGGAAGGGCTCGCCCCGCAGGCCGAGCGGCTCTATCACCAGACCCAGTCGGAGTACCGCCGCCAGGAACTCGAGAAGTTCATGCGGGTCCTCCCCTGCCCGAAGTGCGGGGGCAAGAGGCTCAAAGAGAAGGTCCTCGCCGTGAAGGTCGCCGGGAAGTCCATCGTCGAAGTGACCGACCTCTCCGTCACGGGAGCGCTTGCGTTCTTCCGGACGCTGGAACTGACCGAGAGCGAGCACGAGATCGCAAAGCAGGTCTTGAAAGAGATCGTCGCCCGGCTCGAGTTCCTCGCACAGGTCGGGGTCGGCTACCTGACCCTCTCGCGGAGCGCAGGCAGCCTCTCGGGCGGGGAGGCCCAGCGGATACGGCTTGCGACCCAGATCGGGTCGAACCTGACCGGGGTGCTCTACGTCCTCGACGAGCCCTCGATCGGACTGCACCAGCGGGACAACAGGAAACTGCTCGAGACCCTGCAGCATCTCCGCGATCTCGGCAACACCCTCGTCGTGGTGGAGCACGACGAGGACACGATCCGGAGCGCCGACTGGGTCGTCGACATGGGCCCCGGCGCCGGGCTCCACGGCGGCCATGTCGTCGCGGAAGGGACCCCCGACGCCATCGCCGCGAACCCTGCCTCGATCACGGGGCGCTACCTCTCAGGCGACCTGAGGATCGATCCGCCCGCCGAGCGCCGCCGGAGCGACCGGCTCATCCGGCTCTCCGGCTGCCGGGAGAACAACTTAAAAGACATCGATGTCGATATCCCCATCGGGGTCCTGACGGTCGTCACCGGGGTATCGGGGTCGGGGAAGTCGACGCTCATCTACGATACCCTCTACCGGGCGCTGATGCAGGACCTCCACGGCTCCCGGGAGTGCCCGGGGGAGCACGACAGCCTGGTCTTCGACGACGAGATCGACAAGGTGATCGTCATCGACCAGAGTCCGATCGGGAGGACGCCGCGCTCGAACCCGGCAACCTACACCAAGGTCTTCGACGAGATCCGCAAGATCTTTGCCGAGACGCAGGAGGCGAAGGTGCGGGGCTACAAGCCCGGCCGGTTCTCGTTCAACGTCAAAGGCGGCCGGTGCGAGGCATGCCAGGGCGAAGGCCTCATCAAGATCGAGATGAACTTCCTCCCCGACGTCTACGTCGAGTGCGAGGAGTGCAAGGGGACCCGCTACAACCGCGAGACCCTGGAGGTGAAGTACCGGGGTAAGTCCATCGCCGAGGTCCTCGACATGAGCGTCGAGGAGGCGATCGAACACTTCGAGAACGTCCCCTCGATCCGGGGTAAGCTCGAGACGCTCTCAAAGGTGGGCCTTGGCTACATCAAACTCGGCCAGAGCTCCACGACCCTCTCCGGCGGTGAGGCGCAGCGGATCAAACTGACCCGCGAGCTTGCGAAGAGGGCGACGGGCAAGACGATCTACCTCCTCGACGAACCGACGACCGGGCTGCACTTCCACGACGTGAAGAACCTGATCGCCGTCCTCGACGACCTGGTGGCAAGAGGGAACACGATGGTGGTGATCGAGCACAACCTGGACGTGATCAAGTCCGCCGACCATATCATCGACCTCGGCCCCGAGGGCGGGGACGCCGGCGGGGAAGTCATCGCGGCGGGAACCCCCGAGGAGGTCGCGGCGGTGGCGGGGAGTTACACGGGTGCGTTCTTAAAGGAGATCCTGGCAAAAGATGACACTTGA
- a CDS encoding UbiA prenyltransferase family protein: MQPQQLIVSILVVTLSGALKLQFAYGFLGDHVPITEFFAIALIAYAAYAFDRGVENKEDEKRGSGFRKALLVTAVLATIGAFALYPNPALLVPFLVAYLYAKGIGGYRLKGSMGVKNCIVALTWSLSILIFLGTFSLPVMLVCLFFFCKSFVNTVIYDVRDVEKDRSAGILTIPTILSRVQVTALLLGLSLIAHTAVFGAYFAGLIAGIDVLFISLIHSSFYIVAYCNHFEMFRNAFVDGEWIIYAGYTILRDCAL, translated from the coding sequence ATGCAACCCCAACAACTCATTGTGTCGATACTTGTAGTTACGCTCTCCGGAGCGCTCAAACTACAGTTTGCATACGGATTCCTCGGCGATCACGTGCCGATCACCGAGTTTTTCGCCATAGCGCTCATCGCATATGCAGCCTATGCGTTCGACCGCGGCGTGGAGAATAAAGAAGATGAGAAACGGGGGAGCGGATTCAGGAAAGCGCTCCTGGTGACGGCAGTTCTCGCCACAATCGGCGCTTTCGCGCTCTACCCGAACCCCGCCCTTCTCGTGCCCTTCCTCGTCGCGTACCTGTATGCGAAAGGCATTGGAGGTTACAGGCTGAAGGGAAGTATGGGAGTGAAGAACTGTATCGTCGCCCTCACCTGGTCGCTTAGCATCCTGATCTTCCTCGGCACCTTCAGCCTGCCCGTCATGCTGGTCTGCCTCTTCTTCTTCTGCAAAAGTTTCGTCAACACCGTCATCTATGACGTCCGCGACGTCGAGAAGGATAGATCCGCAGGAATTCTGACGATCCCGACGATCCTCTCCCGCGTACAGGTCACCGCCCTGCTGCTCGGCCTCAGCCTCATCGCCCACACGGCGGTCTTTGGAGCGTATTTTGCAGGCCTTATCGCGGGCATCGACGTCCTCTTCATCAGCCTGATCCACAGTTCCTTCTACATCGTCGCTTACTGCAACCACTTCGAGATGTTCAGGAACGCATTCGTCGACGGGGAATGGATCATCTATGCAGGTTACACGATCCTGCGAGACTGCGCCCTATAG
- a CDS encoding PRC-barrel domain-containing protein, with product MRGVTTQTEVRDFIRGKDLADYSVRNPRGEDLGNIKDVMIDINEGCIAYAALSFGGFLGFGDKLFAIPWEALQYNPGNDSFTLDVTKERLENAPGFDKGNWPTTAERGWLTGMYSHYGYTPYWERRAER from the coding sequence ATGAGAGGAGTTACCACACAGACAGAGGTGCGGGATTTTATACGGGGAAAAGATCTTGCGGACTACTCGGTCAGGAACCCGCGGGGCGAGGACCTCGGGAACATCAAGGACGTCATGATCGATATCAACGAAGGCTGCATCGCCTATGCCGCCCTCTCGTTCGGGGGCTTCCTGGGGTTCGGGGATAAACTCTTCGCCATCCCCTGGGAGGCACTGCAGTACAACCCGGGGAACGACTCCTTCACCCTCGACGTGACGAAGGAGCGGCTGGAGAACGCGCCCGGCTTCGACAAGGGCAACTGGCCGACGACCGCCGAGCGCGGGTGGCTCACCGGCATGTACAGCCACTACGGGTATACACCCTACTGGGAGCGCCGCGCGGAGCGGTGA
- a CDS encoding metallophosphoesterase family protein: MMDVLLLADLHGNYGKLDAFLSYDYDAVIIAGDITNFGPLEPVDSVLSNFEVPCFAIPGNCDPREIIDVLERSEAICLHDSWLALGKVTLAGLGGSNKTPFGTPFELPEEEIDRKLTRIVDHMDKNIHNVLLCHAPPYEALDMVGEEHVGSRSIRKHMTRFDLVCCAHIHEARGITEVDGVTVVNPGPASEGYGALIHFGKEPKDIHIDLISV; this comes from the coding sequence ATGATGGATGTGCTACTCCTAGCAGATCTGCACGGTAACTACGGGAAGCTTGACGCTTTTCTCAGCTACGACTATGATGCAGTCATCATTGCAGGCGACATCACCAACTTTGGTCCACTCGAACCTGTAGATTCGGTACTCTCGAATTTCGAGGTACCATGCTTTGCGATCCCCGGGAACTGCGATCCCCGCGAGATTATCGATGTGCTCGAACGGTCCGAGGCAATCTGTCTCCATGATTCGTGGCTTGCCCTCGGCAAGGTGACGCTCGCCGGCCTTGGGGGTTCGAACAAGACCCCCTTCGGTACGCCGTTCGAGCTGCCTGAAGAGGAGATCGACAGGAAGCTCACCCGGATCGTCGACCACATGGACAAGAACATCCACAACGTCCTCCTCTGCCACGCTCCGCCCTACGAAGCGCTGGATATGGTCGGGGAGGAACACGTCGGAAGCCGGAGCATCCGGAAGCACATGACCCGATTCGATCTGGTCTGCTGTGCCCACATCCATGAGGCACGGGGTATCACCGAGGTCGACGGCGTCACCGTCGTCAACCCCGGACCCGCCTCAGAGGGGTACGGGGCTCTCATCCACTTCGGAAAAGAGCCAAAAGATATCCATATCGATCTTATCTCTGTTTAA
- a CDS encoding TIGR04013 family B12-binding domain/radical SAM domain-containing protein gives MNVNWRAIPQANNTLAALFAACESHGYHLEVTDEPLPDVTVYSLNSINERLYRDEIAEADCVTIAGGPHPSACYREVAEYADYVVVGEGEYTLPALLAAIEEGRDPPPGVATAAGYTPADHTVLLDGYPPFGQIKGFVEISRGCPFSCGYCQTPRLFGRCMRHRAIDEIARYASRYRDIRFVTPNAFAYGSDGVHLRLDKIERLLRSLDGRVYFGTFPGEVRPECVTERSIELITGYCANTRLHFGAQSGSDAVLRRLHRGHTVEDVVRAVDLCRDHGLVPVVDFILGLPFESDDDQRATLGLVKMVTRAGKAHIHYFMPLPGTPLQNGRPRRLLLETEKTLGKLALGGRITGSWMDHEIRFFRHTSHL, from the coding sequence ATGAACGTCAACTGGCGAGCCATACCCCAGGCGAACAACACCCTGGCCGCCCTCTTTGCGGCGTGCGAATCCCACGGCTATCACCTCGAGGTCACCGACGAGCCGCTCCCCGATGTCACCGTCTACAGCCTAAACTCCATCAACGAACGCCTGTACCGGGACGAGATCGCGGAGGCGGACTGCGTAACGATTGCCGGAGGGCCTCACCCCTCGGCCTGCTACCGCGAGGTGGCGGAGTACGCCGATTACGTCGTCGTCGGGGAGGGGGAGTACACCCTCCCCGCCCTCCTTGCCGCCATCGAGGAGGGGAGGGACCCGCCTCCCGGCGTCGCCACCGCCGCGGGCTACACGCCCGCCGACCACACCGTCCTCCTCGACGGCTACCCGCCGTTCGGACAGATCAAGGGTTTTGTCGAGATCAGCCGGGGATGCCCGTTCTCCTGCGGCTACTGCCAGACCCCGCGCCTCTTCGGGCGGTGCATGCGCCACCGCGCGATCGACGAGATCGCCCGCTACGCCTCGCGCTACCGGGATATCCGGTTCGTCACCCCGAACGCCTTTGCCTACGGCTCCGACGGCGTCCACCTCAGACTCGACAAGATCGAGCGTCTCCTCCGGAGCCTCGACGGCCGCGTCTACTTCGGCACCTTCCCCGGCGAGGTGCGTCCGGAGTGCGTTACGGAGCGCTCCATCGAGCTCATCACCGGCTACTGCGCGAACACCCGCCTGCACTTCGGGGCCCAGTCAGGGAGCGATGCGGTGCTCCGCCGCCTGCACCGGGGGCATACCGTCGAGGACGTCGTCCGCGCCGTCGACCTCTGCCGGGATCACGGGCTCGTCCCGGTCGTCGACTTCATCCTGGGGCTGCCGTTTGAGAGCGACGACGACCAGCGCGCAACGCTCGGCCTCGTGAAGATGGTCACCCGGGCGGGGAAGGCGCACATCCACTACTTCATGCCGCTGCCAGGGACCCCGCTCCAGAACGGCCGCCCCCGGAGGCTCCTTCTGGAAACAGAAAAAACTCTCGGCAAACTGGCACTCGGCGGCAGGATAACCGGCTCCTGGATGGATCATGAGATAAGGTTTTTTAGACACACTTCTCATCTATAG